In Streptococcus uberis, a single window of DNA contains:
- the fabF gene encoding beta-ketoacyl-ACP synthase II: MTFNRVVVTGYGVTSPIGNTPQDFWSSLKNGKIGIGPITKFDTDDFIVKNAAEISDFPFDKYFVKKDLNRYDMYSLYALYASLEAVNNAQLDIETVDSDRMGVIVATGIGGIHEIEEQVIRLHEKGSRRVKPMTLPKALPNMAAGNVAMTLKAHGVCKSINTACASSNDAIGDAYRHIKFGIQDVMIVGGAEAAITKFAIAGFQSLTALSTTEDPTRASIPFDKDRNGFIMGEGSGMLVLESLEHAQKRGATILAEIVGYGNTCDAYHMTSPHPEGLGARKAMHLALQEAGISASDIDYVNAHGTSTPANEKGESQAIVAVLGKEVPVSSTKSFTGHLLGAAGAVEAIATIEAMKNSYIPMTAGTKELSDDIEANVIFGQGKEAEIRYAMSNTFGFGGHNAVLAFKNWEG; encoded by the coding sequence ATGACATTTAATAGAGTAGTTGTAACAGGTTACGGAGTCACATCTCCAATTGGAAATACACCCCAGGACTTTTGGTCAAGTCTAAAAAATGGTAAAATTGGTATTGGTCCAATTACAAAATTTGATACAGACGATTTTATCGTTAAAAATGCAGCTGAGATATCGGATTTTCCATTCGATAAATACTTTGTCAAAAAAGATTTAAATCGCTATGACATGTATTCATTATATGCCTTATATGCTTCATTAGAAGCCGTAAACAATGCACAACTTGATATTGAAACCGTTGATTCTGATCGCATGGGAGTTATTGTAGCGACAGGAATTGGTGGCATTCATGAAATTGAAGAACAAGTCATTCGTTTGCATGAAAAAGGGTCTCGACGTGTGAAACCCATGACCTTACCTAAAGCATTACCGAATATGGCGGCTGGTAACGTTGCTATGACCTTAAAAGCTCATGGGGTTTGCAAGTCAATTAATACTGCCTGCGCTTCATCAAATGATGCAATTGGTGATGCCTATCGCCATATTAAATTTGGTATACAAGACGTGATGATTGTTGGTGGTGCAGAAGCAGCAATCACCAAATTTGCCATTGCTGGTTTCCAAAGTTTGACTGCTCTATCCACAACAGAAGATCCAACACGTGCTTCTATTCCATTTGATAAGGACAGGAATGGATTTATCATGGGTGAAGGTTCAGGAATGTTGGTATTAGAGAGTTTAGAGCATGCTCAAAAACGTGGAGCAACAATTCTAGCAGAAATTGTTGGCTATGGGAATACCTGTGATGCTTATCATATGACTTCACCACATCCCGAAGGTTTAGGTGCTCGTAAAGCCATGCATTTGGCCTTGCAAGAAGCAGGAATAAGTGCCAGTGACATTGATTATGTCAATGCCCATGGAACATCAACACCGGCTAATGAAAAAGGTGAGAGTCAAGCTATTGTTGCGGTTCTTGGCAAAGAAGTACCGGTTTCATCAACCAAATCATTTACTGGACATTTATTAGGTGCTGCTGGAGCTGTTGAAGCTATTGCAACGATTGAAGCAATGAAAAATAGCTATATTCCTATGACAGCAGGAACCAAAGAACTATCTGATGACATTGAAGCTAATGTTATTTTTGGACAAGGAAAAGAAGCAGAAATTCGATACGCCATGTCAAACACATTTGGTTTTGGCGGACATAATGCGGTTCTAGCTTTCAAAAATTGGGAGGGATAA
- a CDS encoding acyl carrier protein — protein MSVFEKVQEIIVEELGKEAEEVKMETTFDDLDADSLDVFQVISEIEDAFDIQIETEEGLNTVGDLVAYVEEKMK, from the coding sequence ATGTCAGTTTTTGAAAAAGTTCAAGAAATTATTGTTGAAGAATTAGGAAAAGAAGCAGAAGAAGTTAAAATGGAAACAACCTTTGATGATTTAGACGCGGATTCACTTGATGTGTTCCAAGTTATTTCAGAAATTGAAGATGCCTTCGATATCCAAATTGAAACTGAAGAAGGTTTAAATACTGTTGGCGATTTAGTTGCTTACGTTGAAGAAAAAATGAAATAA
- a CDS encoding acetyl-CoA carboxylase biotin carboxylase subunit encodes MFKKILIANRGEIAVRIIRAARELGISTVAVYSEADKNALHAMLADQAICIGPAKSTDSYLNMKSVLSAAIVTGAQAIHPGFGFLSENSKFATMCEEMNIKFIGPSAQTMDKMGDKINARAEMIKAGVPVIPGSDGEIFSAEEARAVAERVGYPIMLKASAGGGGKGIRKVNTASELEESFSSASQEALSAFGNGAMYVEKVIYPARHIEVQILGDSQGHVIHLGERDCSLQRHNQKVLEESPSIAIGTSLRTEMGDAAVKAAKAVSYENAGTIEFLLDEASGKFYFMEMNTRIQVEHPVTEFVTGVDLVKEQIKIAAGFPLKIQQEDITIKGHAIECRINAENPSFHFAPSPGKITDLYLPSGGVGLRVDSAVYHGYTIPPYYDSMIAKVIVHGEDRFDALMKMQRALYELEIEGIATNVDFQLDLISDKHVIAGDYDTSFLMETFLPHYHKN; translated from the coding sequence ATGTTTAAAAAAATCTTAATTGCTAATCGTGGTGAAATTGCAGTTCGGATTATTCGCGCAGCTAGGGAGCTAGGGATTTCCACAGTTGCTGTTTATTCTGAAGCGGATAAAAACGCTCTTCATGCCATGCTTGCAGATCAAGCTATTTGCATTGGGCCTGCTAAATCAACAGATTCTTATCTCAATATGAAATCTGTTTTATCTGCAGCTATTGTTACTGGAGCGCAGGCTATTCACCCAGGTTTTGGCTTTTTAAGTGAAAATTCTAAATTTGCCACCATGTGTGAGGAAATGAATATCAAATTTATTGGTCCATCAGCTCAAACCATGGATAAAATGGGGGACAAAATCAACGCGCGTGCAGAGATGATTAAAGCAGGAGTTCCGGTTATTCCGGGCTCAGATGGGGAAATATTCTCCGCTGAGGAGGCTCGAGCAGTCGCAGAACGTGTGGGATACCCGATTATGCTAAAGGCATCGGCCGGTGGCGGCGGAAAAGGGATTCGAAAGGTCAATACAGCTTCAGAACTGGAAGAATCCTTTTCTTCTGCCTCTCAAGAAGCTTTGAGTGCCTTTGGAAATGGAGCCATGTATGTTGAGAAAGTTATTTACCCCGCAAGACATATAGAAGTACAAATTTTAGGCGATTCCCAAGGTCATGTGATTCATTTAGGTGAAAGAGACTGTTCTTTACAACGACATAATCAAAAGGTTTTGGAAGAAAGTCCTTCTATTGCCATCGGAACTAGCTTAAGAACAGAGATGGGAGATGCAGCCGTAAAAGCTGCAAAAGCTGTTTCTTATGAAAATGCGGGAACAATTGAGTTTTTACTTGATGAAGCTTCAGGAAAGTTTTATTTTATGGAAATGAACACTCGTATTCAAGTTGAACATCCCGTTACAGAATTTGTGACAGGCGTTGACTTGGTTAAGGAACAAATCAAAATTGCAGCAGGATTCCCTCTTAAAATACAGCAAGAAGATATTACCATTAAGGGACATGCGATTGAATGTCGGATCAATGCTGAAAATCCAAGTTTTCATTTTGCTCCAAGTCCAGGTAAAATTACCGATTTATATTTACCAAGTGGTGGGGTTGGTTTAAGAGTGGATTCAGCTGTTTATCATGGTTACACTATCCCTCCCTATTATGACAGCATGATTGCTAAGGTTATTGTTCATGGTGAAGACCGTTTTGATGCTTTGATGAAGATGCAACGCGCACTTTACGAATTAGAAATTGAGGGAATTGCAACTAACGTTGATTTCCAATTAGATTTAATCTCAGATAAGCATGTTATTGCTGGAGATTATGATACTTCATTTTTAATGGAGACATTTTTACCACATTATCATAAGAATTAG
- a CDS encoding acetyl-CoA carboxylase carboxyl transferase subunit alpha — MTDVARILKEARDQGRMTALDYANQLFDDFMELHGDRHFADDGAVVGGIGYLDDIAVTMVGIQKGSHLQDNLFRNFGQPHPEGYRKALRLMKQAEKFGRPIITFINTAGAYPGVGAEERGQGEAIARNLFEMSDLKVPIIAIIIGEGGSGGALALAVADQVWMLENAIYAVLSPEGFASILWKDGSRATEAAELMKITAKELKRMTVIDRIIPERGYFSSEIVEMIKEHLKTEINQLRSLPLEELLENRYQRFRNF; from the coding sequence ATGACAGATGTTGCAAGGATATTGAAAGAAGCCCGTGATCAAGGACGTATGACGGCCTTAGATTATGCTAATCAACTATTTGATGACTTCATGGAACTTCATGGCGACCGTCATTTTGCAGATGATGGTGCGGTCGTAGGGGGTATTGGGTATCTAGATGACATAGCAGTCACTATGGTTGGTATTCAAAAGGGGAGTCATTTACAGGACAACCTCTTTCGAAATTTTGGACAACCTCACCCGGAAGGTTATCGTAAAGCCCTTCGACTAATGAAACAGGCAGAAAAATTTGGTAGACCTATTATCACCTTTATCAATACTGCGGGAGCTTATCCAGGTGTAGGTGCAGAAGAAAGAGGTCAAGGTGAGGCTATTGCGAGAAACTTATTTGAAATGAGTGACCTCAAGGTACCTATTATTGCTATCATTATTGGCGAAGGTGGCTCTGGAGGAGCCTTGGCCTTAGCAGTTGCAGACCAAGTTTGGATGTTAGAAAATGCTATTTATGCTGTTTTGAGTCCAGAAGGTTTTGCGTCAATTCTTTGGAAAGATGGCTCACGCGCTACTGAAGCTGCTGAATTAATGAAAATCACGGCTAAAGAATTAAAGAGAATGACTGTTATTGACCGCATTATTCCTGAGAGGGGTTATTTCTCAAGTGAAATAGTTGAAATGATAAAAGAGCATCTCAAAACAGAAATCAATCAGTTACGTTCTCTTCCGCTTGAGGAACTATTGGAAAACCGCTATCAACGGTTTAGAAACTTTTAG
- the fabD gene encoding ACP S-malonyltransferase, with the protein MTKRAFLFAGQGAQKLGMARDFYDAYPMVKDLFDRAEGILGYDLRLLIDTDEEKLNRTRYTQPAILTTSVAIFKVLQSHGLYPDLVAGLSLGEYSALVASGALSFDDALQLVAKRGQFMEDAAPAGSGKMIAVLNTDAKLIEEICEEASSVGVVSPANYNTPGQIVIGGETKAVNHALELLKEKGVKRLIPLNVSGPFHTALLEPASKNLSLELAKVKFKDFSLPLVGNTEADIMTKKRIPELLERQVMEPVRFYDSITKLQELGCEEVIEIGPGSVLSGFIKKIDKNLQCTSISDITALRYYFEEKDGH; encoded by the coding sequence ATGACAAAGCGTGCATTTTTATTTGCGGGTCAAGGGGCCCAAAAACTAGGAATGGCAAGAGATTTTTATGATGCTTATCCTATGGTAAAAGATTTATTTGATCGTGCAGAAGGCATTTTAGGTTATGATTTACGATTGCTGATTGACACTGATGAGGAAAAGTTGAATCGGACACGTTATACGCAACCAGCTATTTTGACAACATCGGTCGCAATTTTTAAAGTTTTACAGAGTCATGGATTATATCCGGATTTGGTTGCGGGCTTATCTCTTGGTGAATATTCTGCACTCGTAGCTTCGGGAGCCCTATCCTTTGATGATGCTCTTCAATTAGTTGCAAAACGTGGTCAATTCATGGAAGATGCTGCTCCGGCAGGTTCTGGAAAAATGATTGCCGTCTTAAATACTGATGCTAAATTGATTGAAGAGATTTGTGAAGAAGCCTCTTCAGTAGGAGTGGTTTCGCCGGCAAATTATAATACTCCAGGTCAGATTGTCATTGGTGGTGAAACTAAAGCTGTCAATCATGCCTTAGAATTATTGAAAGAAAAGGGTGTAAAACGCTTGATACCTTTAAATGTATCTGGTCCCTTCCATACAGCGCTTTTAGAACCTGCTAGTAAAAATTTAAGTTTAGAATTAGCCAAGGTAAAATTCAAAGATTTTTCTCTACCCCTAGTTGGTAATACTGAGGCTGATATTATGACAAAAAAACGTATTCCAGAACTATTAGAAAGACAAGTAATGGAACCTGTTCGTTTTTATGATAGCATCACAAAATTACAAGAACTTGGATGTGAAGAAGTCATTGAAATTGGTCCAGGAAGTGTTTTAAGTGGCTTTATTAAAAAAATTGATAAAAACCTTCAGTGTACTAGTATTTCAGACATAACAGCATTAAGATATTATTTTGAAGAAAAGGATGGACATTAA
- the accD gene encoding acetyl-CoA carboxylase, carboxyltransferase subunit beta produces MALFSKKDKYIRITPNHSLKSAVSQTIPEVPDELFAKCPACKHLIYQKDLGPAKICPECSYNFRISAYERLQLTVDEGSFVEMFDAIETTDPLHFPKYKEKLAQAKEKTGLHEAVLTGKARIKGEEVALAIMDSHFIMASMGTVVGEKITRLFEWATQEKLPVVIFTASGGARMQEGIMSLMQMAKVSAAVKRHSNAGLFYLTILTDPTTGGVTASFAMLGDIILAEPQSLVGFAGRRVIETTVRENLPEDFQKAEFLLEHGFVDAIVKRTELPDKIAYLLSFHGGVK; encoded by the coding sequence ATGGCATTATTTAGTAAGAAAGATAAATATATCCGAATCACTCCCAATCATTCTTTAAAAAGTGCAGTGAGTCAAACGATTCCAGAAGTACCTGACGAACTCTTTGCCAAATGTCCCGCCTGTAAACACCTCATTTATCAAAAAGATTTAGGACCAGCTAAAATTTGTCCGGAATGTTCATACAATTTTAGAATCTCTGCCTATGAACGGTTACAACTAACGGTTGACGAAGGTTCCTTTGTAGAGATGTTTGATGCTATTGAAACAACTGATCCCTTACATTTTCCGAAATACAAGGAGAAATTAGCTCAGGCAAAAGAAAAAACAGGCCTTCATGAAGCTGTTTTGACAGGAAAGGCTAGGATTAAAGGTGAAGAAGTGGCTTTAGCCATCATGGATTCTCATTTTATTATGGCAAGTATGGGAACTGTTGTCGGTGAAAAAATCACCCGATTATTTGAGTGGGCAACACAGGAAAAACTTCCTGTCGTCATTTTTACGGCTTCTGGAGGAGCTAGAATGCAAGAAGGTATCATGAGCTTAATGCAAATGGCCAAGGTTTCAGCAGCCGTAAAAAGACATTCTAATGCGGGGCTTTTCTATTTAACCATATTAACGGATCCAACAACCGGTGGTGTCACAGCAAGTTTTGCGATGTTAGGTGATATTATCTTAGCAGAACCTCAATCCTTAGTCGGTTTTGCAGGGAGACGGGTTATTGAGACAACTGTTAGAGAAAATCTACCAGAAGATTTTCAAAAAGCGGAATTTCTCTTAGAACATGGGTTTGTAGACGCTATCGTCAAACGGACCGAATTACCTGATAAGATTGCTTATTTACTTTCATTCCATGGAGGTGTAAAATGA
- a CDS encoding acetyl-CoA carboxylase biotin carboxyl carrier protein gives MMQFNQSDIREFTFKSGEEELHFSKNERPINESQPTLLTVTSDKTQADSPISEHMESLKADDPTVGEVSGELVESPLVGIAYLSPGPGKDNFVTVGDQVKKGQTLMIIEAMKVMNEIPAPKDGVITEILVDNEEILEFGKGLVRIK, from the coding sequence ATGATGCAATTCAATCAGTCTGATATCAGGGAATTTACTTTCAAATCAGGAGAAGAAGAATTGCATTTCAGTAAGAATGAAAGACCAATTAATGAGAGTCAGCCAACTCTTTTGACAGTAACAAGCGACAAAACACAAGCTGACTCTCCGATATCAGAACATATGGAATCTCTGAAAGCTGATGATCCGACCGTAGGTGAAGTCAGTGGGGAATTGGTAGAAAGTCCTTTAGTGGGGATTGCTTACTTATCACCAGGTCCTGGAAAAGATAATTTTGTAACTGTAGGTGATCAAGTCAAAAAAGGACAAACCTTAATGATTATTGAAGCGATGAAAGTGATGAATGAAATTCCTGCTCCAAAAGATGGCGTTATCACTGAAATTCTTGTAGACAATGAGGAAATCCTTGAGTTTGGAAAAGGTTTGGTGCGCATCAAATGA
- the fabZ gene encoding 3-hydroxyacyl-ACP dehydratase FabZ, whose product MIDIKDIQEALPHRYPMLLVDRVLEVSDDHIVALKNVTINEPFFNGHFPHYPVMPGVLIMEALAQTAGVLELSKEENKGKLVFYAGMDKVKFKKQVIPGDQLIMTATFIKRRGTIAVVEAKAEVDGKLAASGTLTFAIGS is encoded by the coding sequence ATGATAGACATCAAAGACATTCAAGAAGCTCTTCCACACCGTTACCCAATGCTTTTGGTTGATCGCGTTTTAGAGGTTAGTGATGATCACATTGTAGCTCTGAAAAATGTTACCATCAACGAACCCTTTTTTAATGGCCACTTTCCACATTATCCTGTCATGCCAGGAGTTCTCATAATGGAGGCTCTTGCTCAAACAGCAGGAGTGCTTGAATTATCAAAAGAGGAAAACAAAGGAAAACTTGTATTTTATGCGGGTATGGATAAGGTTAAATTCAAAAAACAAGTCATACCTGGTGATCAACTCATTATGACAGCGACCTTTATCAAACGACGAGGGACTATTGCTGTTGTTGAGGCAAAAGCAGAAGTAGATGGAAAACTAGCAGCAAGTGGAACCTTAACCTTTGCAATAGGTAGCTAG
- the fabK gene encoding enoyl-[acyl-carrier-protein] reductase FabK has protein sequence MNFYPQKKVTMKTRITELLNIKYPIFQGGMAWVADGDLAGAVSNAGGLGIIGGGNAPKEVVKANIDRVKSITKNPFGVNIMLLSPFADDIVDLVIEEGVKVVTTGAGNPGKYMERLHAAGIIVIPVVPSVALAKRMEKLGVDAVITEGMEAGGHIGKLTTMTLVRQVVESISIPVIAAGGIADGRGAAAAFMLGAEAIQVGTRFVVAKESNAHQNFKDKILKAKDIDTVVSAQVVGHPVRSLKNKLTSAYAKAEKEFLADRKSAGDIEEMGAGALRNAVVDGDVEHGSVMAGQIAGLVQKEESCQDIIEDLFYGAADIIQKEAKRWQMVTKPK, from the coding sequence ATTAATTTTTATCCGCAAAAGAAGGTAACTATGAAAACACGAATTACAGAATTACTAAATATTAAATATCCCATTTTTCAAGGTGGTATGGCTTGGGTAGCAGACGGCGATTTAGCAGGAGCTGTTTCAAATGCAGGTGGATTGGGTATAATTGGTGGTGGAAACGCCCCTAAAGAAGTTGTAAAAGCTAATATTGATCGTGTCAAATCAATAACCAAAAATCCATTTGGTGTTAATATCATGCTCTTGTCGCCTTTTGCTGATGACATTGTTGATTTAGTGATTGAGGAGGGTGTCAAAGTAGTTACTACAGGTGCAGGAAATCCTGGAAAATATATGGAACGACTCCATGCAGCTGGAATTATTGTCATACCAGTTGTCCCAAGTGTTGCCTTAGCCAAACGAATGGAAAAATTAGGAGTTGATGCTGTCATTACGGAAGGCATGGAGGCAGGGGGACACATTGGTAAATTAACGACAATGACATTGGTTCGTCAAGTTGTTGAAAGTATTTCCATTCCAGTTATTGCAGCAGGTGGTATTGCTGATGGAAGAGGGGCAGCGGCTGCTTTTATGTTAGGAGCCGAAGCGATTCAAGTTGGAACACGATTTGTCGTTGCCAAAGAATCTAATGCCCATCAAAATTTCAAAGATAAAATCTTAAAAGCTAAGGATATCGATACTGTGGTTTCCGCTCAAGTTGTTGGACATCCTGTAAGATCCCTAAAAAACAAACTAACCTCAGCATATGCAAAAGCAGAAAAAGAGTTTTTAGCTGATCGAAAATCGGCTGGAGATATTGAAGAGATGGGGGCAGGAGCACTCAGAAATGCGGTAGTAGATGGTGATGTTGAACATGGATCTGTTATGGCTGGTCAAATTGCTGGTCTCGTTCAGAAAGAAGAAAGCTGTCAAGATATTATTGAAGATTTATTTTATGGAGCTGCAGACATTATCCAAAAAGAAGCAAAACGCTGGCAAATGGTTACAAAACCAAAATAA
- the serS gene encoding serine--tRNA ligase, with amino-acid sequence MLDLKRIRTDFETVAQKLATRGVSEDSLNHLKELDEKRRQLLVSSEELKAERNLSSAAIAQAKRNKEDASQQIAEMQKMSADIKAIDAELAEIDEKVTEIITVLPNTPHDSVPVGADEDDNVEIRRWGTPREFDFEIKAHWDLGEDLDILDWERGAKVTGARFLFYKNLGARLERALYNFMLDEHAKEGYQEIITPYMVNHDSMFGTGQYPKFKEDTFELKDSNFVLIPTAEVPLTNYYRGEILDGKDLPINFTAMSPSFRSEAGSAGRDTRGLIRLHQFHKVEMVKFAKPEESYEELEKMTANAENILQKLNLPYRVLALCTGDMGFSAAKTYDLEVWIPAQNTYREISSCSNTEDFQARRAQIRYRDEADGKVKLLHTLNGSGLAVGRTVAAILENYQNEDGSVTIPEVLRPYMGGAEMISPK; translated from the coding sequence ATGTTAGATTTAAAACGTATTCGTACAGATTTTGAAACCGTTGCCCAAAAATTAGCCACTCGTGGCGTTTCAGAAGACAGTCTTAATCATTTGAAAGAGTTAGATGAAAAACGTCGCCAACTCTTAGTCAGTTCAGAAGAATTAAAAGCTGAGCGCAATCTATCTTCTGCTGCTATTGCACAAGCTAAACGCAATAAAGAAGATGCTAGTCAACAAATTGCAGAAATGCAAAAAATGTCTGCTGATATCAAAGCAATTGATGCCGAATTAGCAGAAATTGATGAAAAAGTAACCGAAATCATCACAGTCTTACCAAATACACCTCACGATTCCGTACCAGTGGGTGCCGATGAAGATGACAATGTCGAAATCCGCCGTTGGGGAACACCACGAGAATTTGATTTCGAAATCAAAGCGCACTGGGATTTAGGGGAAGATTTAGATATCCTTGATTGGGAACGTGGTGCTAAAGTTACCGGCGCTCGCTTCCTCTTTTATAAAAATTTAGGTGCCCGACTAGAACGTGCTTTGTACAATTTCATGCTAGACGAACATGCTAAAGAAGGCTACCAAGAAATCATCACTCCATACATGGTTAATCACGACTCTATGTTTGGTACAGGACAATATCCAAAGTTTAAAGAAGACACTTTTGAACTCAAAGATTCTAACTTTGTTTTGATTCCAACAGCCGAAGTTCCTTTAACCAACTACTACCGTGGTGAGATTTTGGATGGAAAAGACCTACCCATTAATTTCACAGCAATGAGTCCATCTTTCCGCTCCGAAGCAGGTTCTGCCGGTCGCGATACGCGTGGATTAATTCGTTTGCATCAGTTCCACAAAGTTGAAATGGTAAAATTTGCTAAACCAGAGGAATCTTATGAAGAATTGGAAAAAATGACAGCCAATGCTGAGAACATCTTACAGAAATTAAACCTTCCTTATCGTGTTCTAGCCCTCTGTACTGGGGATATGGGCTTCTCAGCAGCCAAAACTTACGATTTAGAAGTTTGGATTCCTGCCCAAAATACTTACCGCGAAATATCATCATGTTCAAATACTGAGGATTTCCAAGCAAGACGTGCTCAAATTCGTTACCGTGATGAAGCTGATGGTAAAGTAAAATTATTACATACCTTAAATGGTTCTGGATTAGCTGTCGGTCGTACCGTAGCTGCCATTTTAGAAAATTATCAGAACGAGGATGGTTCAGTAACTATACCAGAAGTTTTACGTCCGTATATGGGCGGAGCAGAAATGATTTCTCCAAAGTAA
- the fabG gene encoding 3-oxoacyl-[acyl-carrier-protein] reductase, translated as MEIKGKNVFITGSSRGIGLAIAKEFSSLGANIVLNGRSNLNPEVMDFFKGAEGKVIFVSGDVSNQADADRMVQEATDQLGAIDVLVNNAGITFDKLMLKMTQEDFETVLRINLIGAFNMTKSVLKPMSKARQGAIINLSSVVGLTGNIGQANYAASKAGLIGFTKSVAREVASRGVTVNAIAPGFIESDMTEILSEKTKDSILSQIPMKRIGKSEEVAKLASYLASQNYITGQVIAIDGGMTMQ; from the coding sequence ATGGAAATTAAAGGAAAAAATGTTTTTATTACAGGTTCAAGCAGAGGCATTGGTTTAGCTATTGCGAAAGAATTTTCATCTTTAGGTGCAAATATAGTATTAAATGGTCGTTCAAATCTTAATCCAGAAGTCATGGATTTTTTTAAAGGTGCAGAAGGAAAAGTCATCTTTGTTTCAGGTGATGTTTCAAATCAAGCAGACGCAGATAGGATGGTTCAAGAAGCTACTGACCAATTAGGTGCAATTGATGTTTTAGTCAATAATGCTGGCATAACATTTGATAAATTAATGCTAAAAATGACACAGGAGGATTTCGAAACGGTTCTTCGAATCAACTTAATTGGGGCATTTAACATGACTAAATCAGTCTTAAAACCGATGTCTAAAGCTAGACAAGGTGCTATCATCAACCTATCAAGTGTCGTTGGGCTGACAGGGAATATTGGTCAGGCTAATTATGCTGCCTCTAAAGCTGGTCTTATAGGCTTTACTAAATCGGTTGCGCGTGAAGTTGCTAGTCGTGGTGTCACCGTTAATGCCATTGCACCTGGTTTCATTGAATCAGATATGACTGAAATTCTTTCCGAAAAAACCAAAGATAGCATTCTCAGCCAGATTCCTATGAAACGAATTGGGAAGTCAGAAGAAGTTGCTAAGTTAGCAAGCTATTTAGCCAGTCAAAATTATATAACTGGCCAAGTTATTGCCATCGATGGTGGCATGACCATGCAATAA
- a CDS encoding acyltransferase: MTIKSNEMRREHHYGLDLLRILSMFMIVVTHVLGKGGLRSTVEGHVDIYFITTWIIQVLVYGAVNCYALISGYVGIQSRYKYSKLANIWLQVFFYTFTITSLFALSGFPITALNWRHAFFPIVSGEYWYMTAYFGLLIFMPMINAGINALTDKQLKHLVILMAVVFSILPAMMNNRVAEFSLSKGFEMTWLMILYIVGAYLHRLNLNQFSGKKLLATYFGCMVVTFAMKFMVGNIWYWYVSPSLSLGAISLFILFAKMKIKKGSLLFKWIVLISPTTLGVYLAHLHPLLVKFVIRGFAESFVNTPIVIYPLLILGVSIMIYIFAFFIEKSRLHIFKWLHVKQLMNRLDEMIPFEE, translated from the coding sequence ATGACTATTAAATCGAATGAAATGAGAAGAGAGCATCATTACGGACTTGATTTATTAAGAATCTTATCCATGTTTATGATTGTCGTCACCCATGTTTTAGGAAAGGGTGGGCTTCGATCCACTGTTGAAGGACATGTTGATATTTATTTTATTACAACTTGGATTATCCAGGTTTTAGTTTATGGTGCGGTCAATTGTTATGCCTTAATTAGTGGATATGTTGGTATTCAATCACGCTATAAATATTCGAAATTAGCCAATATTTGGCTTCAAGTTTTTTTCTATACCTTTACGATTACATCTTTATTTGCACTTTCAGGATTTCCAATAACTGCCTTGAATTGGCGTCATGCCTTTTTTCCAATAGTCAGTGGTGAATATTGGTACATGACAGCATATTTTGGTCTACTCATTTTTATGCCGATGATTAATGCTGGTATTAATGCATTAACGGATAAGCAATTAAAGCATTTGGTTATTTTGATGGCAGTTGTTTTTTCAATCTTACCTGCTATGATGAATAACCGGGTTGCTGAGTTTTCACTGAGTAAAGGTTTTGAGATGACATGGCTAATGATTTTATATATTGTTGGAGCCTATCTTCATCGTTTGAATTTAAACCAATTTAGTGGAAAGAAATTATTAGCAACTTATTTTGGATGTATGGTTGTAACCTTTGCGATGAAATTTATGGTTGGTAACATTTGGTATTGGTATGTGTCTCCAAGTTTGAGTTTAGGAGCTATTAGTTTATTCATACTATTTGCCAAAATGAAAATTAAAAAAGGTTCTTTATTGTTTAAATGGATAGTTTTAATTTCGCCAACGACTTTAGGTGTCTACTTGGCTCATTTACATCCATTATTGGTGAAATTTGTTATTCGTGGCTTTGCTGAATCATTCGTCAATACGCCAATTGTGATTTATCCTTTATTGATTTTAGGTGTTAGTATCATGATTTACATTTTTGCTTTCTTCATTGAAAAAAGTCGATTACATATTTTTAAATGGTTACATGTTAAGCAATTGATGAATCGTTTAGATGAAATGATCCCTTTTGAAGAATAA